In Nymphaea colorata isolate Beijing-Zhang1983 chromosome 5, ASM883128v2, whole genome shotgun sequence, one genomic interval encodes:
- the LOC116254037 gene encoding chitinase 2-like: MAAFISFQMLGLLLALLLTTGGGGAEAAQRRGLFREYIGAEFKGVKFSDVPINPSVDFHFILSFAIDYTPTASSNGQYLPTNGRFTAFWDTANLSPSAVLSAKSLHPNARFALSLGGDTVGSQPAYFSPVNADSWVANAVDSLSSIISRYHLDGLDVDYEHFQAEPPVFADCIGRLVAELKRRRVISFASIAPFDDPTVQSHYMELWSRHGAAFDYVNFQFYAYARGTTVDQFLAHFHEQSRNYAGGKVVVSFSTDGSGGLKPADGFFRACEELKKANELNGIFVWSADDSKKDGFIYEQQAQALLAAA; encoded by the exons ATGGCTGCCTTCATCAGTTTCCAAATGCTTGGGTTGCTTCTTGCTCTCCTCTTAACGACGG GAGGCGGAGGTGCAGAAGCAGCTCAGCGGCGGGGGCTGTTCCGCGAGTACATCGGCGCAGAGTTCAAGGGCGTCAAATTTTCCGACGTCCCAATAAACCCCTCCGTCGATTTCCACTTCATCCTCTCCTTCGCCATCGACTACACCCCGACCGCTTCTTCAAACGGCCAATACCTCCCCACCAACGGCCGCTTCACGGCCTTCTGGGACACCGCCAACCTCTCCCCCTCCGCCGTCCTCTCCGCCAAATCCCTCCACCCCAACGCCAGATTTGCTCTCAGCCTCGGCGGCGACACCGTCGGCTCCCAGCCCGCTTACTTCTCCCCCGTCAACGCCGACTCCTGGGTCGCCAACGCCGTCGACTCCCTCTCCTCCATCATCTCCCGGTACCACCTCGACGGCCTCGACGTTGACTACGAGCACTTCCAAGCCGAACCCCCCGTCTTCGCCGACTGCATCGGCCGGCTCGTCGCCGAGCTCAAAAGGCGGCGCGTCATCTCCTTCGCCTCCATCGCGCCGTTCGACGACCCCACGGTGCAGAGCCACTACATGGAGCTGTGGAGCCGGCACGGCGCCGCCTTCGACTACGTGAACTTCCAGTTCTACGCCTACGCGAGGGGGACGACGGTGGACCAGTTCCTGGCGCACTTCCACGAGCAAAGCCGGAACTACGCCGGGGGCAAGGTGGTCGTCAGCTTCAGCACCGACGGGAGCGGCGGCTTGAAGCCGGCAGACGGCTTCTTCCGGGCCTGCGAGGAGCTGAAGAAGGCGAATGAGTTGAATGGGATCTTCGTCTGGTCGGCTGATGACTCTAAGAAGGACGGGTTCATTTACGAGCAGCAGGCTCAGGCTCTGCTCGCCGCCGCTTGA
- the LOC116254635 gene encoding protein NEOXANTHIN-DEFICIENT 1 isoform X3, which translates to MEEAKSSRRYSLGPPWIFKGRALYQLHLVKADTVRALVPKDLRLVEAFGYTLGGMFLAHYEDSPAGAFDELVTIAGIVWNPPTSCAWASRVLVSSHEACQHGRKDVGLPSHYASFSKRIDAIETATEVKQRSFLNFLGLDRKNDNKQKFVKIEIMDTVTVSSAALCNISIPMTGSETNKSWMGPHIRMSLPSFSGNTDDNPHLLKYSCQISCSIRAVEPAKITATDSLKMSCENEERQRSISVLLSKPILALEFNHMTMQVDAPHIVIHKPSKMR; encoded by the exons ATGGAAGAAGCAAAATCTTCAAGGAGGTATTCTTTGGGACCTCCATGGATTTTCAAAGGAAG AGCACTGTACCAGCTTCACCTTGTGAAAGCAGATACGGTTCGTGCCCTGGTCCCAAAGGACCTTCGACTCGTTGAAGCATTTGG ATATACCCTTGGTGGGATGTTCCTTGCCCATTACGAAGACAGTCCTGCTGGAGCCTTTGATGAG CTGGTGACTATTGCAGGCATTGTGTGGAATCCACCAACTTCATGCGC ATGGGCTTCAAGGGTCCTAGTGAGCAGCCATGAAGCTTGTCAGCATGGAAGGAAG gatgttggattgcCTAGTCACTATGCATCATTCTCTAAG AGAATCGATGCGATCGAGACAGCAACAGAAGTCAAGCAAAGaagttttctcaattttttaggTTTGGACCGCAAGAATGACAATAAGCAAAAGTTTGTGAAGATTGAAATAATGGATACTGTTACCGTTTCTTCTGCTGCGTTGTGCAATATAAGCATTCCTATGACCG GGTCAGAGACAAATAAAAGTTGGATGGGCCCTCACATTCGGATGTCCCTTCCTAGCTTCAG CGGCAACACTGACGACAATCCTCACCTTCTTAAGTATTCTTGCCAGATTAGTTGCAG CATCCGAGCAGTTGAACCTGCCAAAATAACAGCAACAGACTCTTTGAAAATGAGTTGTG AGAACGAAGAACGTCAAAGAAGCATTTCTGTTCTTCTATCAAAGCCTATACTGGCATTGGAGttcaaccacatgacaatgcAGGTTGATGCTCCTCATATAGTAATTCATAAACCAagtaagatgagatga
- the LOC116254635 gene encoding protein NEOXANTHIN-DEFICIENT 1 isoform X1: MEEAKSSRRYSLGPPWIFKGRALYQLHLVKADTVRALVPKDLRLVEAFGYTLGGMFLAHYEDSPAGAFDELVTIAGIVWNPPTSCAWASRVLVSSHEACQHGRKDVGLPSHYASFSKRIDAIETATEVKQRSFLNFLGLDRKNDNKQKFVKIEIMDTVTVSSAALCNISIPMTGSETNKSWMGPHIRMSLPSFSGNTDDNPHLLKYSCQISCSIRAVEPAKITATDSLKMSCGNECQIDDESSSTLASVDSSNSKNVQLNSSTENEERQRSISVLLSKPILALEFNHMTMQVDAPHIVIHKPSKMR, translated from the exons ATGGAAGAAGCAAAATCTTCAAGGAGGTATTCTTTGGGACCTCCATGGATTTTCAAAGGAAG AGCACTGTACCAGCTTCACCTTGTGAAAGCAGATACGGTTCGTGCCCTGGTCCCAAAGGACCTTCGACTCGTTGAAGCATTTGG ATATACCCTTGGTGGGATGTTCCTTGCCCATTACGAAGACAGTCCTGCTGGAGCCTTTGATGAG CTGGTGACTATTGCAGGCATTGTGTGGAATCCACCAACTTCATGCGC ATGGGCTTCAAGGGTCCTAGTGAGCAGCCATGAAGCTTGTCAGCATGGAAGGAAG gatgttggattgcCTAGTCACTATGCATCATTCTCTAAG AGAATCGATGCGATCGAGACAGCAACAGAAGTCAAGCAAAGaagttttctcaattttttaggTTTGGACCGCAAGAATGACAATAAGCAAAAGTTTGTGAAGATTGAAATAATGGATACTGTTACCGTTTCTTCTGCTGCGTTGTGCAATATAAGCATTCCTATGACCG GGTCAGAGACAAATAAAAGTTGGATGGGCCCTCACATTCGGATGTCCCTTCCTAGCTTCAG CGGCAACACTGACGACAATCCTCACCTTCTTAAGTATTCTTGCCAGATTAGTTGCAG CATCCGAGCAGTTGAACCTGCCAAAATAACAGCAACAGACTCTTTGAAAATGAGTTGTGGTAATGAATGCCAGATAGATGATGAAAGTAGCTCAACTTTAGCTTCTGTAGATTCTAGCAACtcaaaaaatgttcaacttAATTCCTCAACAGAGAACGAAGAACGTCAAAGAAGCATTTCTGTTCTTCTATCAAAGCCTATACTGGCATTGGAGttcaaccacatgacaatgcAGGTTGATGCTCCTCATATAGTAATTCATAAACCAagtaagatgagatga
- the LOC116254915 gene encoding uncharacterized protein LOC116254915, with protein MKVIERIITIEYFDQRMSRQIAGKFPDATAYDFDYQQSGIWSPLLPRGTFPVSSSGDHLESLRKRRRCSIGRSPLFAKPMKSVKRKKKKKGKALCFNLANGATPKKAWYRLFGAASKCLKKTQGGPSLQLGMPTVDC; from the exons ATGAAGGTGATCGAGAGGATCATAACAATCGAGTACTTCGACCAGAGAATGTCTCGACAGATCGCCGGTAAGTTCCCGGACGCCACCGCCTACGATTTCGACTACCAACAGAGCGGAATCTGGTCGCCGTTGCTCCCGCGGGGCACCTTTCCCGTCAGTTCCTCCGGCGACCATTTGGAGTCTCTCAGGAAGAGAAGGAGATGCTCAATTGGGCGGAGTCCCCTCTTTGCGAAGCCGATGAAATCcgtgaagagaaagaagaagaagaaggggaaggctCTGTGCTTCAATCTGGCAAATGGAGCAACGCCAAAGAAA GCCTGGTATCGATTGTTTGGTGCTGCTTCCAAGTGCTTGAAGAAGACACAGGGTGGGCCTTCTCTGCAGCTCGGAATGCCAACTGTTGATTGTTGA
- the LOC116254635 gene encoding protein NEOXANTHIN-DEFICIENT 1 isoform X2 → MEEAKSSRRYSLGPPWIFKGRALYQLHLVKADTVRALVPKDLRLVEAFGYTLGGMFLAHYEDSPAGAFDELVTIAGIVWNPPTSCAWASRVLVSSHEACQHGRKDVGLPSHYASFSKRIDAIETATEVKQRSFLNFLGLDRKNDNKQKFVKIEIMDTVTVSSAALCNISIPMTETNKSWMGPHIRMSLPSFSGNTDDNPHLLKYSCQISCSIRAVEPAKITATDSLKMSCGNECQIDDESSSTLASVDSSNSKNVQLNSSTENEERQRSISVLLSKPILALEFNHMTMQVDAPHIVIHKPSKMR, encoded by the exons ATGGAAGAAGCAAAATCTTCAAGGAGGTATTCTTTGGGACCTCCATGGATTTTCAAAGGAAG AGCACTGTACCAGCTTCACCTTGTGAAAGCAGATACGGTTCGTGCCCTGGTCCCAAAGGACCTTCGACTCGTTGAAGCATTTGG ATATACCCTTGGTGGGATGTTCCTTGCCCATTACGAAGACAGTCCTGCTGGAGCCTTTGATGAG CTGGTGACTATTGCAGGCATTGTGTGGAATCCACCAACTTCATGCGC ATGGGCTTCAAGGGTCCTAGTGAGCAGCCATGAAGCTTGTCAGCATGGAAGGAAG gatgttggattgcCTAGTCACTATGCATCATTCTCTAAG AGAATCGATGCGATCGAGACAGCAACAGAAGTCAAGCAAAGaagttttctcaattttttaggTTTGGACCGCAAGAATGACAATAAGCAAAAGTTTGTGAAGATTGAAATAATGGATACTGTTACCGTTTCTTCTGCTGCGTTGTGCAATATAAGCATTCCTATGACCG AGACAAATAAAAGTTGGATGGGCCCTCACATTCGGATGTCCCTTCCTAGCTTCAG CGGCAACACTGACGACAATCCTCACCTTCTTAAGTATTCTTGCCAGATTAGTTGCAG CATCCGAGCAGTTGAACCTGCCAAAATAACAGCAACAGACTCTTTGAAAATGAGTTGTGGTAATGAATGCCAGATAGATGATGAAAGTAGCTCAACTTTAGCTTCTGTAGATTCTAGCAACtcaaaaaatgttcaacttAATTCCTCAACAGAGAACGAAGAACGTCAAAGAAGCATTTCTGTTCTTCTATCAAAGCCTATACTGGCATTGGAGttcaaccacatgacaatgcAGGTTGATGCTCCTCATATAGTAATTCATAAACCAagtaagatgagatga
- the LOC116253858 gene encoding 36.4 kDa proline-rich protein, whose translation MGKLELISLLVVILFHSRATVACPVCNLPPLPPKQPPRLWSPPPPSPPLLPPPPPPSPPPPSPSPPPPYVEPPPKVTPCPPPPPVYVPPPVPKLSPPPPPPVPKQSPPPPPVYVPPPVPKQSPPPPTVYVPPSVPKKSPPPPPVYVPPPVPKLSPPPPPVPKLSPPPPPPPYVVPNPPPSSTPCPPPPPAMVPSPPTGQTCPIDALELGACVDLLGGLVHIGLGNEIKETCCPVLEGLADLDAAVCLCTAIKMELLNISLILPVALDVLVTCGKNPPADYQCPA comes from the coding sequence ATGGGAAAGCTTGAGCTAATTAGTCTTCTAGTTGTGATCCTCTTCCACAGTAGAGCAACTGTTGCCTGCCCAGTATGCAACCTCCCACCATTGCCTCCTAAGCAACCTCCCAGGCTCTGGAGTCCACCACCACCCTCCCCACCATTGCTACCGCCACCGCCGCCACCATCGCCACCACCGCCATCACCATCCCCTCCTCCACCCTATGTTGAGCCACCTCCTAAGGTCACTCCATGCCCACCACCACCGCCAGTATATGTGCCGCCACCTGTTCCGAAGCTctcaccgccgccgccgccaccggtTCCAAAGCAGTCACCACCCCCACCGCCAGTGTATGTGCCGCCACCAGTTCCAAAGCAATCACCACCCCCACCAACAGTGTATGTGCCGCCATCGGTTCCAAAGaaatcaccaccaccacctccagTGTATGTGCCGCCACCAGTTCCAAAGCtgtcaccaccaccaccacctgtGCCAAAGctatcaccaccaccaccaccaccaccatatGTTGTGCCCAATCCGCCTCCTAGTAGCACGCCATGTCCTCCCCCACCTCCAGCCATGGTGCCGAGCCCGCCAACAGGCCAGACATGCCCCATCGATGCGCTAGAGTTGGGTGCATGTGTGGACCTGCTGGGCGGGCTGGTGCACATAGGGCTGGGCAATGAGATAAAGGAGACCTGCTGCCCTGTGCTGGAAGGGCTGGCAGACCTGGACGCAGCGGTCTGCCTCTGCACCGCCATTAAAATGGAGCTCCTGAATATCAGCCTCATCCTCCCTGTGGCACTCGATGTACTTGTCACCTGTGGGAAGAACCCACCCGCCGATTACCAGTGCCCCGCCTGA